The sequence below is a genomic window from Flagellimonas marinaquae.
TGTTCATGTAACAAATTTTTGAATGAGTACCTCTATAAGTGCCAGAAGCAACGCTAAAATAACAAACCATTTCCAATAAGCGTAAATGTTATTCTCCGCTTTTAGCTGTTCAAAAAGTTCTGGAATTGAATCCAGGGTGTTTATGTTTTGCAATGTCCCCAAATCCAGGTATTTGAGCTGACTTTCCGTTCTTGGGTAATTAAAGCTGATATTTTGTAAAATCTCATTGTCCCGTACTATGGAATAAACCCCATCTTCTGTTGGATTCTGATCGAAGGTGAGCTGAACCCTCGCGGGAAAACTCTGTTGCAGCGGTATAAATTCGTACCCTTCCTTGGTCACTTTTAAAATATCATCATTGTCCAATTCTACAACAACATCCACGGTAGATGCACTGCCCAATGTGTTAAACAACTTTGGCAATCGTAAGCTCGATTGTGCCATATTATAAAAAGTGGGCACGATCAAAGGTGAATTAACAAAATTGGAATTTGCCAGCTCCAAAGGCGCCGTAAATACATATAATCTATTGTCACCAATTAAAAAAGGGTTTCCTCCGTCCATGGCCAATGCCGTAGCAAGGTTGGTCCGTACATTAAAATATCCATTTGTGGTGGGGTATTGAAAATTGGTCACTTGTTGTTCAAAGACATTTTGGTACAAAGGATGATCGAACGAAATCGTGGTCAACTGAGCTTCCGATGAGACTTTTTCGATAAAACGCGTAGAGGATAAACTGGATAGTAAGGAATTGTATGAAGATAGATCGGTGTTACTGGAGGGAACAATGATCACGGTGCCTCCAGTATTGAAAAACGACCGCAGAACAGTCTGCAAACTACTCGGAATAGCGTTCAAATTATCCAATACTATAACGTTTTTATCATCCAAAACACTATAATCGAGTCGATCTGGTGAGAACTTGTTAAAATCGAACTCATCGCCTCGGAACAGACGGTTCAAATAATCACTTTCCGATTCGCTTATGGCCAACACTTTTATTTTTTCCCTGGCATTGATATTGAAATAAAATCGGTTATCGTAGGCCAAAGCATTGTCCATAATACTCAAGTGGCCATCTAATTTTTGATGGACAGGGATGGAGAATTCAACTTCGGCATTTCCGTTCGATGTAAATTTTGCTGCCGTTTTGGCGATTAGTTCCCCATTGTCATACAACGAAATCGGCACGGGATCATCCTCGGTACCTCCTGAAAGCAGTACTTTAAGACGCCCCTGATCGTTTACACTATCATCCATAAAAACCGAATCTATGGACACGTTTGGGACTTGCCGTGGTCGTACGGGAACAAAATGGGCGTTCATGGTAGAATCCAAAACGTTGTTTTGCGAAGCTAATCTTTCTTGAAAATCAGAAATTACGATCAGATCTTTAATCGATGTTTTGCTTGTAGAAAACAAACTATTGGCCTTTAAACCAATCTCATTCAGGTTGAGCTGTTTATAAGAGTAGGGTAGTGCCAGCAGCGTATTCTGAATATCTCCTATTCGGATGTTGGTATAGGTTTTATCGTTGGTGAACAAGCTGAATTCCGTGTCACTCCCCACATTTTTGATAAAATCCTGAACAGCCTTTTCCAAAACTGGAATCCCATTTTGCTTGCCTTGCATACTAAAGGAATCATCCAAATAAACCACGATCTCTTTTTCTTGAAGAGCGGTGCTCGAGGAACTGAAAGGTTGTGCAAAGGCAATTATTATAGCTGCCAGTAGCAACAACCGTGTAAACAATAACAACCATTTTTTAAGGCTGTTGCTTTTTCTGGATTCGGAAACTACCTTTTGTAGCATTGCCACATTGGTAAAAGGTGTTTTGGTAAATCGACGTAATTGAAATAAATGAATCAATATGGGTATTACGAGAAGAAAAAGTGCCCAAAAAATTTCTGGATGTTTAAACTGCATTCCCAATTTTGCTTGATCAAAGATAGGGATTAAAATATTTGGATTTTAGTATTGATTTGCCAATTGTCCGTAATCCTTGGGCAAAACAGTAAAAGTGTAATCATTTTTGGCCATGGGGAACCATCTTTTCAACACTGATCGCACCGTTTTTATACTCTATTTTTGTATTTGGTATGTAAACTATACCTTTTACCGTTTCAATTTTAAATCAACAGAAAAAGAAATAATCCTGCATCGGGGATTGGCCCAATTCAGTAAAATAACTTCGAATTTCCTCTTGTGCTTCCTCGTTGGCAACGGTTATGATGCTTTGTGGATTTTTTAATTTCTTCAATGCATTAAAATGTACCAATTCTTTACCATAAATGTTTTTTCCGATTTTTTTGGGATTATCGCATAGCCAAACAAAATCCAAGTTTTGTTTTTTAAGACCCTTCGCAATCTTTTTTCCCTTAAATCCCGCACCCCAGATCACTAGGGGTCTATTGGGTGTACGATTCAACTTTAAAAAATAATGGAGCTTGATCTCCAAAAAATAATTTTGTGCGTAGTGCTCATGCGTTCGAGAAGTTCGTGTATCATAGTCTCTCCATAAATGGAGTATTTGGTTACATGGGATTATTTGCAAACCATTTTCGTAAAATCGGAACGTAAGGTCGTAGTCTTCCGGATATCTGTCCGGTATAAATCCTTGGCATATTTCAAAATCTTGGCGATGGACCATCCAGCATGGGGAGGGAATTGAGCATTCTTTGTAAATCTCTTCAAAATTGGCCCCATTTTCCGTAAGGTGATTAAGCCATTGTTCGTATCTAGCGTAGCCATTACTAATTCCCCTATGTGAAAAATATTTTACCTGCCCTACGGCCACGTACCCCATTCCTTGTTTTTTCAATGATGAAACCATTACCTCCAATCGTTCTGGCTTCATTATGTCGTCGGAATCCATACGGGTTACATATGCGCCAGTACTTTGGGCATATCCCGTACGTAACGCTGGTATTATTCCCTGCCCCTTATTTTCAAAAACCTTGATGCGTGAATCTTTAGTGGAATAGGCGGTTAAGAGCTCTAAACCAGTATCGGTGGAATGATCGTTTACTGCTAAGATTTCCCAATCCGGATATGTTTGGTTTAAAATTGAATCTAGGCATTCGGGCAGATAGTGTGCAGTGTTTTTAAAGGGTATTATGATACTGATCTTGCCGTTTTGCATAAAATAAAGGACTTGTTCTTTTATTGGTGTTGCAAGACCTGATCTATGGTTTCCTTGACCATTTGCTCCATAATTTTGTAGCCAGCCTTGGTTACATGTACCTCGTCCGTAGTCAATTCGGGTGGCAATCCATTTCTGTCATCTGCCATTTTAGAAAAATAATCCAAATATACGGCACCCTTGTCCCTAGCCATATTTTTGAGCATTCTGTTAAGTTTTGGGATTTTAATATTGGGCTGCAAACCGGGGCTCCACGGATAATCAAAAGCAGGAAGAACTGAACATACAATGGGTATGATCTGGTTGGCTTGGGCCAGTTCCACCATGGATAGGATGTTGTCGTGAATTTGTTTCAAAGTCATAGGACCTGTGTTGCCGGCAATATCGTTCGTACCGGCTAAAATTACCACCGCTTTTGGGTTCAGGTCAATTACATCTTGCCTAAAGCGCAATAACATTTGAGGAGTTGTTTGTCCACCGATACCACGGTTTATGTACGGGTTTTTATCAAAAAAATCAGGATTTGCGCCCTTCCACATCTCGGTAATGGAATTACCCATAAAAACTACACGGTTTTCGGTTCCGTTGGAAGTCGAAATACGGGTATTCTCCTTTTTATATTTTTCCAAATTGGGCCAATCCTGAGCATTTATTTTTGATGAAATGGATAATCCTAAAAATGAAAACATGATCCAATAAATGGTTAGATTCTTCACAAGGGATGGTTTTGGTTAAAAATAGAAAAATATCAGGGTATTAAAAGTAAATACAGAATAAAAAAGAAGATAATAGTGGCTATAACAGCATAGATCATATGCCTTTTCTCTTTTTCTTTTTGAATAAACATTTTTTTACGAATACGAGCTATATCCCTTTGGGTGGATTTTTTAAAATATAATTCAGTAACATTTTTAGTGCCGTAAACATCGTCTTTAGATTTTAATTTTCTTTTTTTGAGCATGCTTCTATTGAGCTTCATACTCTTTATGGCATGCATCATGCTACCTTCTCCTCCCATAGTTGATATATTTTAGTATATCAGTGTCTTTTATTGTGGTTTTGTTACATCATAATTTAATCCACAGGGAATTACTCAATAAAAAAGCGATATAACTAAAAAAGTTATACCGCCTAATTTTGGTTTAATAGTATTGGGATTAATATTTTGCGCTCTTGCCTTTTGCTTGTGTTCTTAAAATAAAAGCCCGTATGTCTTCATTTGCGGCCTTTAGGTCTTCTCTCCTCAAATACATCATGTGGCCGGAACGGTACCCTTTAAATTCAAAACGATCTTTCATTCTACCACTTGGATCAACTTGGGACATGGTGTATTTAGCTGCAAAATAGGTGCAAGCACCATCGTAATATCCCGATTGCACCAAAACATTCAAGTACGGGTTTTGTGCCATGGCCTGTCTTAGATTGTCACGCACATTGTCGTTTTCATTGTCCCATGGGTGTACAGGACCGAACATATTGTATTTTATATCGGTCTTGAAGTTTAGCTCTTCCTGCAAATAATAGTTAATTGCTGGGGTGAAGCTATGCAACCAAGAAGTCAGTTCTGGAGAGTAATCCGGGCGCGTACCTGCCAATGTTTTATCTATTCCCAAATAGCGGCTATCCAATCGGCCAACGGTATATCCTCCTTTTTCCCTTAAAAGGGCCTTCCAAAAAAACTGTGTGGGAACATCCAAATTATGGTCTAGGATATCTTTTGCTTTTAAACCTGAGTAGCGGGCCATTTTATCGGCGATGGACTTCCGTTCCGCATCTGCAATAAACCCACCCTTGGCAATGGCCGGTAATAATTCGTTTATGGTGAACTCTTCAACTTCTGGCAAAACTTCCAACAAATCCTTGCTTTGCAAATCGGATGGCAAAGCTTTGTGGTGCCATGCCGCAGCTGCAAAGTATGGTAAGTTCAAAGCACTGGAAACGGGATCATTGTCGCGGAACACCTTGTAATCCGCAGGTGAAACCATGATTACACCGTTCAAGTACATCCACTGTTGGTTTTGCAATGCCAAGGACAATCCCATAACACGTGTTCCACCATAGCTTTCACCCACAATATATTTTGGGGAGTTCCATCTATTGTTCCGTGTTACAAATGTATTCAGCCATTCTGCCAAATATTTGGTATCGGCATTGATCCCAAAGAATTTTTTTCGGTCTACTTCCTTTCCGGTTTCCGGTATGGTTCTGGAATAACCTGTGTTTACCGGGTTTACGTAAACAATATCGGTAACATCCAAAACAGAATATGGATTTTCCTTTACGCCATAGGGCTGAACAGGGTAACCTTCGTCATCAATTTTTAGGATTCTTGGACCGGTGTAGGCCAAATGCATCCAAACGGAACCAGAGCCCGGACCTCCATTGAACGAAATCAACAATGGACGGGAAGATCTGTCTTTTACCCCATTTTTGGTATAATAGGTATAATGTAAGGATGCAACGGGCTCTCCCATTTCGTCCCAAACAGGTTGTGTGCCCGTGGTAGCTGAATAATCGATTCGTGCACCATTTATGGTAACGGAGTGCTGGGTAGTAATGGTAGTGTCTACAGGAAGTTTTCTTTCTTGGGCAAATGTAATGGTCGCACAGAACGCCATACCCAATAATAAAAGTTTTTTCATTTTATATGGTTGAATTAGTCTAGTTCATAAAAATAAGGAATTTGATATTGGTTTCCTTAAATCTAGGTTTGAAAAAAATCACCTATCGTATTTATATCTCTCTTTGGATTTAATAAATACAAGATATAAAAATGTACAATTGGCTTTTTGATAGGTATAATCAGAATTAACTGATGATAGTTTGTTAAGGGTTTAGAATCTCTCAAAAACTCCCAACCCAAATAGGGCAAAATCATATTTTACAGGGTCGACGGCATCCAGTTTTCTCAGGTTTTTGTCCAGTTCCTGTAATGCCTTGGCATCGTTCTGTTTACGCTTTAGTAATTTGAGTTTGCGGGCCACATTGCCAGAATGCACATCCAACGGGCAGGAGAGTTTGGAAGGGGCAATGCCTTTCCATAAGCCAAAATCAACTCCCGTACTGCTATCACGGACCATCCATCGTAAAAACATATTGATGCGTTTTGCCGCGGATCCCTTTTTGGGGTCGGACACATGTTTTTGGGTGCGATTTTGATGAGGGAGTTCAAAAAATAGTTGTTTGAACTCCGAAATTGCGGGCTGCATGGAATCCTTGGTCTGGTATTGGGTAAAAATCGTCTCCAATCCTCCATGTTCTTGGTAGATGTTTTGGAGACTGGTTACAAAGTAACCAAGATCAATACCATTAAAAGTGCGGTGTACAAATGTCGAGAGTTCACTAAGGTTCTCCTCGGTATGGGTCATCACAAAATCGTAGGGCGAGTTGCCCATTAAATCCATAAGTTTGTTTGCATTGTTAATAATGCTCTTACGGTTGCCCCAGGCTATGGTAGCCGTTAAAAAAGCGCTGATCTCAATATCCTCTTTTAATGCAAACTTGTGCGGAATCTGTAAAGGGTCGTCCTCTAAAAACTTGGGATGATCGTATTCCTCTACCTTGGCATCGAGAAATTCCTTGAGTTCTGCTTTGGTCATACTAATTCTTGGAGACAATCCGACCATCTACCATGGTTAGTTTTCGGTCCGCCATATCGGCAAGGTCCAGATTATGCGTTACTAGAACAAAGGTTTGTCCAAACTCTTCCCGCAACTGAAAAAACAGTTTGTGTAGATTATCGGCACTTTCAGAATCCAAATTACCACTGGGTTCATCGGCCAAAACCACCGATGGTTTGTTCATTAAAGAACGGGCAACTGCCACTCGCTGCTGTTCCCCACCGGACAGTGCGTTGGGTTTATGGTCGTAACGGTCCTTTAATCCCAGAAAATCCAAAAGCTCTTTGGCACGTTGTTCAGCTTCGGTACGGGATGTTTTTTTAATAAAGGCAGGTATGCATACATTTTCCAATGCGGTAAACTCGGGCAATAATTGATGAAACTGAAAAATAAACCCGATATGCTCGTTGCGAAATTGAGCCAAGTTTTTGTCATTCAATTGGTTTACGTCCGTGTTATTGATCAAAAGAGCACTTTCTTCCTTGTTGGTAGGGGTGTCCAAGGTTCCCAGAATTTGTAGCAAGGTCGTTTTTCCTGCTCCAGAAGCGCCAACAATGGAAACAACTTCACCTTTTTTAATATCGAGGTCAACTCCCTGCAATACCTTGAGGTCTCCGTAACTTTTTTGAATATTTGTAGCCTTGATCATAACTAATTGTTCGGTGTTCGAAGA
It includes:
- a CDS encoding BatA domain-containing protein — encoded protein: MQFKHPEIFWALFLLVIPILIHLFQLRRFTKTPFTNVAMLQKVVSESRKSNSLKKWLLLFTRLLLLAAIIIAFAQPFSSSSTALQEKEIVVYLDDSFSMQGKQNGIPVLEKAVQDFIKNVGSDTEFSLFTNDKTYTNIRIGDIQNTLLALPYSYKQLNLNEIGLKANSLFSTSKTSIKDLIVISDFQERLASQNNVLDSTMNAHFVPVRPRQVPNVSIDSVFMDDSVNDQGRLKVLLSGGTEDDPVPISLYDNGELIAKTAAKFTSNGNAEVEFSIPVHQKLDGHLSIMDNALAYDNRFYFNINAREKIKVLAISESESDYLNRLFRGDEFDFNKFSPDRLDYSVLDDKNVIVLDNLNAIPSSLQTVLRSFFNTGGTVIIVPSSNTDLSSYNSLLSSLSSTRFIEKVSSEAQLTTISFDHPLYQNVFEQQVTNFQYPTTNGYFNVRTNLATALAMDGGNPFLIGDNRLYVFTAPLELANSNFVNSPLIVPTFYNMAQSSLRLPKLFNTLGSASTVDVVVELDNDDILKVTKEGYEFIPLQQSFPARVQLTFDQNPTEDGVYSIVRDNEILQNISFNYPRTESQLKYLDLGTLQNINTLDSIPELFEQLKAENNIYAYWKWFVILALLLALIEVLIQKFVT
- a CDS encoding glycosyltransferase; protein product: MQNGKISIIIPFKNTAHYLPECLDSILNQTYPDWEILAVNDHSTDTGLELLTAYSTKDSRIKVFENKGQGIIPALRTGYAQSTGAYVTRMDSDDIMKPERLEVMVSSLKKQGMGYVAVGQVKYFSHRGISNGYARYEQWLNHLTENGANFEEIYKECSIPSPCWMVHRQDFEICQGFIPDRYPEDYDLTFRFYENGLQIIPCNQILHLWRDYDTRTSRTHEHYAQNYFLEIKLHYFLKLNRTPNRPLVIWGAGFKGKKIAKGLKKQNLDFVWLCDNPKKIGKNIYGKELVHFNALKKLKNPQSIITVANEEAQEEIRSYFTELGQSPMQDYFFFC
- a CDS encoding SGNH/GDSL hydrolase family protein; its protein translation is MKNLTIYWIMFSFLGLSISSKINAQDWPNLEKYKKENTRISTSNGTENRVVFMGNSITEMWKGANPDFFDKNPYINRGIGGQTTPQMLLRFRQDVIDLNPKAVVILAGTNDIAGNTGPMTLKQIHDNILSMVELAQANQIIPIVCSVLPAFDYPWSPGLQPNIKIPKLNRMLKNMARDKGAVYLDYFSKMADDRNGLPPELTTDEVHVTKAGYKIMEQMVKETIDQVLQHQ
- a CDS encoding S10 family peptidase, with the translated sequence MKKLLLLGMAFCATITFAQERKLPVDTTITTQHSVTINGARIDYSATTGTQPVWDEMGEPVASLHYTYYTKNGVKDRSSRPLLISFNGGPGSGSVWMHLAYTGPRILKIDDEGYPVQPYGVKENPYSVLDVTDIVYVNPVNTGYSRTIPETGKEVDRKKFFGINADTKYLAEWLNTFVTRNNRWNSPKYIVGESYGGTRVMGLSLALQNQQWMYLNGVIMVSPADYKVFRDNDPVSSALNLPYFAAAAWHHKALPSDLQSKDLLEVLPEVEEFTINELLPAIAKGGFIADAERKSIADKMARYSGLKAKDILDHNLDVPTQFFWKALLREKGGYTVGRLDSRYLGIDKTLAGTRPDYSPELTSWLHSFTPAINYYLQEELNFKTDIKYNMFGPVHPWDNENDNVRDNLRQAMAQNPYLNVLVQSGYYDGACTYFAAKYTMSQVDPSGRMKDRFEFKGYRSGHMMYLRREDLKAANEDIRAFILRTQAKGKSAKY
- a CDS encoding TIGR02757 family protein gives rise to the protein MTKAELKEFLDAKVEEYDHPKFLEDDPLQIPHKFALKEDIEISAFLTATIAWGNRKSIINNANKLMDLMGNSPYDFVMTHTEENLSELSTFVHRTFNGIDLGYFVTSLQNIYQEHGGLETIFTQYQTKDSMQPAISEFKQLFFELPHQNRTQKHVSDPKKGSAAKRINMFLRWMVRDSSTGVDFGLWKGIAPSKLSCPLDVHSGNVARKLKLLKRKQNDAKALQELDKNLRKLDAVDPVKYDFALFGLGVFERF
- a CDS encoding ABC transporter ATP-binding protein, coding for MIKATNIQKSYGDLKVLQGVDLDIKKGEVVSIVGASGAGKTTLLQILGTLDTPTNKEESALLINNTDVNQLNDKNLAQFRNEHIGFIFQFHQLLPEFTALENVCIPAFIKKTSRTEAEQRAKELLDFLGLKDRYDHKPNALSGGEQQRVAVARSLMNKPSVVLADEPSGNLDSESADNLHKLFFQLREEFGQTFVLVTHNLDLADMADRKLTMVDGRIVSKN